The following coding sequences lie in one Bacteroidia bacterium genomic window:
- a CDS encoding efflux RND transporter periplasmic adaptor subunit has translation MKIKIFLIAVFAIGLASCNQNDKAIQDSHGGESVKLKITAYSNEFELFAEADPFVVGDSCNVLSHFSNLPSFKALDSGSVTIRLIIGSNETTESLDKPTRKGIFSFNLRPKTAGSGKIIFDIKTVKGNYQVVADNINVYSDKNSADEAAKKLQPSKTNTIVFTKEQSWKIKFETADPLYEPFGQVIKTTAQVKSAQGDLTIVAAQTSGMILFSGDNILEGINVSAGQSLFMITGSGLADNNSTVRYAEAQNNFNKAKENYERQKALAADKIVSEKDLLASKTEYENAKVTFETFSKNFSVSGQSVSCPITGYLKQLFVSNGQFVEAGQPLISVTKNKTLLLQADVQQKYAPILGSISSANIRTIYDNKSYTLEELNGKILSYGKSTNDDNYLIPVSLQIDNIGSFLSGGFVELYLKTLSSAKTITVPSTAILEEQGVYSVLVQVNPELFERKEVSIGVTDGIRTEITSGINKTDRVVKIGAIQVKLAQATNALDPHSGHNH, from the coding sequence ATGAAAATTAAAATTTTTCTCATTGCAGTATTTGCTATAGGGTTAGCAAGTTGCAATCAAAATGATAAAGCGATTCAAGATAGTCATGGAGGCGAAAGTGTAAAACTGAAAATCACAGCATACAGCAACGAATTTGAACTTTTTGCAGAAGCAGATCCTTTTGTTGTAGGAGATAGTTGTAATGTATTGTCTCATTTTTCAAATCTTCCTTCATTTAAAGCTTTAGACAGTGGAAGTGTAACAATCAGGTTGATTATTGGATCAAATGAAACAACTGAGTCTCTTGATAAACCAACACGAAAAGGTATATTTAGTTTTAATTTAAGACCTAAAACAGCTGGTTCAGGTAAAATTATTTTTGATATAAAAACTGTAAAAGGTAACTATCAGGTTGTAGCAGATAATATCAATGTTTATTCTGATAAAAATTCAGCAGATGAAGCTGCAAAAAAGCTTCAACCTTCAAAAACAAATACCATCGTATTTACAAAAGAACAATCCTGGAAAATTAAATTCGAAACAGCTGATCCTTTGTATGAACCATTCGGACAAGTAATAAAAACTACAGCTCAAGTAAAGTCTGCTCAGGGAGATTTAACAATTGTTGCTGCTCAAACATCGGGTATGATTTTGTTTTCAGGTGACAATATTCTGGAAGGAATTAATGTATCAGCAGGGCAATCATTATTTATGATTACAGGAAGCGGATTAGCTGATAATAATTCAACTGTACGATATGCAGAAGCACAGAATAATTTCAATAAGGCAAAAGAAAATTATGAAAGACAAAAGGCTCTGGCAGCTGATAAAATAGTTTCTGAAAAGGATTTGTTAGCATCAAAAACAGAATACGAAAATGCAAAAGTGACTTTTGAAACTTTCAGTAAAAATTTCTCTGTTAGCGGACAATCTGTGTCGTGCCCTATAACTGGATATTTAAAACAGCTCTTTGTTAGCAACGGTCAATTTGTTGAAGCAGGTCAGCCTTTAATTTCTGTAACAAAGAATAAAACATTATTGCTTCAAGCAGATGTTCAACAAAAATATGCACCTATTCTTGGTTCAATTTCTTCAGCAAATATTCGAACTATATATGATAATAAATCTTATACTCTCGAAGAATTGAATGGAAAAATATTATCATACGGAAAAAGCACAAATGATGATAATTACTTAATTCCGGTAAGTCTTCAAATTGATAATATCGGTAGTTTTCTTTCTGGTGGTTTTGTTGAATTATACCTAAAAACGTTGTCAAGTGCTAAAACAATTACTGTTCCTTCAACTGCCATTCTTGAAGAACAGGGAGTATATTCTGTTTTAGTACAGGTAAATCCTGAATTATTCGAGAGAAAGGAAGTTTCTATTGGTGTTACAGATGGTATTAGAACTGAAATTACTAGTGGAATTAATAAAACTGACCGTGTTGTAAAAATAGGTGCAATTCAGGTAAAACTTGCTCAGGCAACAAATGCGTTAGACCCGCACTCTGGTCATAACCATTAA